In Mytilus edulis chromosome 4, xbMytEdul2.2, whole genome shotgun sequence, the following proteins share a genomic window:
- the LOC139520673 gene encoding integrase/recombinase xerD homolog, with protein sequence MSENREGSPMSEDIFRVGRWKQNSDISDELSTLKARLPEYCLSSRSLNTRKKYQYAFNAFCKWTKIHNITPLPSSDYTVSLYLIHISQNAKSASKINEVIYAISWAHKLAGFNNPCTSELVTFVNEGAQRKLGHFITKKDPITPDILRKIVHTYGTLNSNLKDLRTVCMCLLSYAGFLKFSELVNLRGIDIKIYSTHANLYLAKSKTDIYREGRDVVISRTNLVTCPVSMLERYLKLASITSNSDEFVFRSVNFCKSDNSYKLRSTGPLSYTRAREILLSSLQSIGLDSKKFGLHSLRSGGASAAAAAGVEDRLFKKHGRWKSDTAKDGYVKESLKDRLSVTNNIGI encoded by the exons ATGTCTGAGAATAGAGAAGGAAGTCCAATGTCCGAAG atatttttcgaGTTGGTAGATGGAAACAGAATTCAGATATTTCGGATGAACTTTCTACATTGAAAGCTAGATTACCAGAGTACTGCTTGAGCTCACGTTCTCTGAACACTCGTAAAAAGTACCAGTATGCCTTTAATGCTTTCTGTAAGTGGACTAAAATACATAATATTACTCCATTACCTTCATCTGATTATACAGTTTCTCTATATTTGATTCACATTTCACAGAATGCAAAATCGGCAAGCAAGATAAATGAAGTAATATACGCCATTAGCTGGGCACATAAACTGGCTGGATTTAATAATCCTTGTACATCTGAATTAGTAACGTTTGTAAACGAAGGAGCACAGAGAAAATTGGGACATTTTATCACTAAGAAAGATCCTATTACACCAGACATTTTACGAAAGATTGTTCATACTTATGGTACTCTTAATAGTAATCTTAAAGACTTAAGAACTGTTTGTATGTGTTTATTAAGCTATGCAGGTTTTTTAAAGTTTTCAGAACTAGTTAATTTGAGAGGTATCGATATAAAGATTTATTCTACACATGCAAATTTATACTTGGCAAAGAGTAAAACTGATATTTACAGAGAAGGGAGGGATGTGGTTATTTCTAGAACTAATCTTGTAACTTGTCCTGTCTCTATGCTAGAACGATATCTCAAATTAGCTAGTATTACATCAAATTCTGATGAATTTGTTTTTAGATCCGTTAATTTTTGTAAGTCTGATAATTCTTATAAACTTAGAAGTACAGGTCCGTTGTCATACACGAGAGCTCGAGAAATACTACTTTCAAGTTTACAGAGTATAGGCTTAGATAGTAAAAAATTTGGACTGCATAGTCTCCGTTCAGGAGGGGCATCGGCTGCTGCAGCGGCTGGTGTAGAGGACAGATTGTTCAAAAAGCATGGTCGGTGGAAAAGTGACACGGCCAAAGACGGTTATGTTAAAGAGTCTTTGAAGGATAGACTTTCTGTAACAAATAATATTGGAATTTAA